From the genome of Salvelinus fontinalis isolate EN_2023a chromosome 20, ASM2944872v1, whole genome shotgun sequence, one region includes:
- the drc1 gene encoding dynein regulatory complex protein 1 yields the protein MSQTGNLREDTEEAVPSVDSENPEERIAARRLRIAARSEAKKRQELGDDSHEKKEIKEEARKSQHQVEQSEKRMIKLQSDGTELVTNIQVAADSRESQRQTEVEEAHRLRVEKLENEAKSSLEKFEEITRKWTVAKMKEIPQDLRDSLSSQQQLCALLIEDKNKLIHELQQEMKLSDDRYVKNLKKQAEDVDLMIERMEDQVKFLMGSYRDELDQIENSFEHERKILLTGNRTKWEQYMKERRDKELENVMQRMKRVDEYEVLLQQLRTEDAEEYNMIKIKLDTDVQILEQQLQQMKATYQLNQEKLEYNFQVLKKRDEENTITKSQQKRKITRLQDVVNNLKIKCANQEKQSREENQNLTDDYIRIMQQYKHMQKKMRHFAAIDAKKFEEVWLMNEEEVKALVEKALDTDRLVHEQQLGLAWQRPSLAFMERCGPLQPQRQAQKTAHQAISELLQLGQTSGCSPGTGKYQEAGVGPGAESPGLAVEVYDSGAGLESGSSAVEREREGSEAEHSGTVSAEMVKKLLELLCDEAGFLIESKLLKLLSPLEKDEQSLMKLDSIFTAMGIESEEDVYKLADFFMKYRHTQGEQTQDASPKWGVASPQAERGEFTSSCSPPSDLIHPNDVLVALRAFTAHHCRPRELATSHQPSMLGLGGRDDTEDAAYWEAMGNVIPEAKLKIWGALETALYKYHIVLTERSKFITDTQSLKQQNTELRMLLHQYVNSRVNAELEIPPNLVMQLAPE from the exons aTGAGTCAAACCGGTAACCTACGCGAGGATACGGAGGAGGCTGTACCTTCCGTGGACTCTGAAAATCCAGAGGAGAGAATTGCAGCCCGTCGCCTCCGGATAGCTGCACGAAGTGAAGCCAAGAaaag ACAAGAACTGGGAGATGACTCCCATGAAAAGAAAGAAATCAAAGAGGAGGCCAGAAAAAGCCAGCATCAAGTGGAACAGAGTGAGAAG CGTATGATAAAGCTGCAGAGTGATGGGACGGAGCTGGTCACCAACATCCAGGTAGCAGCTGATTCTAGGGAATCGCAGCGTCAAACAGAGGTGGAGGAGGCCCACAGACTCAG GGTGGAGAAGCTGGAGAATGAGGCCAAGTCGAGCCTGGAGAAGTTTGAGGAGATCACCAGGAAGTGGACGGTGGCAAAGATGAAGGAGATCCCCCAGGACCTGAGAGACTCTCTGAGCAGCCAGCAGCAGCTGTGTGCCCTGCTCATAGAGGACAAGAACAAACTCATCCACGAGCTGCagcag gaGATGAAGTTAAGTGACGATCGCTACGTCAAAAATCTGAAGAAGCAGGCAGAGGATGTGGACCTGATGATTGAGAGAATGGAGGACCAGGTCAAGTTTCTGATGGGCTCCTACAGGGATGAACTGGACCAGATAGAG AATTCCTTTGAGCATGAGCGGAAGATCCTACTTACGGGGAACAGGACGAAATGGGAACAGTACATGAAGGAGCGCCGGGACAAAGAG ctggAGAACGTGATGCAGAGGATGAAGAGGGTGGATGAGTATGAGGTGTTGCTGCAGCAGCTGAGGACAGAGGACGCGGAGGAATACAATATGATCAAGATCAAACTGGACACAGATGTTCAG atcctGGAGCAGCAGCTGCAGCAGATGAAGGCTACGTACCAGCTGAACCAGGAGAAGCTGGAGTACAACTTCCAGGTGCTAaagaagagagatgaagagaacaCCATCACCAAGTCCCAGCAGAAGAGAAAGATCACCAG ACTGCAGGATGTTGTCAACAACCTGAAGATCAAGTGTGCCAACCAGGAGAAGCAGTCCCGGGAGGAGAACCAGAACCTCACTGATGACTACATACGCATCATGCAACAGTACAAACACATGCAGAAGAAGATGAg ACACTTTGCGGCCATCGATGCCAAGAAGTTTGAGGAGGTGTGGCTGATGAACGAGGAGGAGGTCAAGGCGCTGGTGGAGAAGGCCCTGGATACGGACCGGCTGGTCCACGAGCAGCAGTTGGGCCTGGCCTGGCAGCGCCCATCACTGGCTTTCATGGAGCGCTGCGGCCCCCTCCAGCCCCAGAGACAGGCCCAGAAGACTGCGCACCAGGCCATCTCCGAGCTGCTCCAGCTTGGGCAGACCAGTGGATGTAGCCCGGGGACGGGGAAGTACCAGGAGGCAGGGGTTGGGCCTGGGGCAGAGAGCCCTGGGTTGGCTGTGGAGGTGTATGACTCAGGAGCAGGGCTGGAGAGTGGGAGCAGtgcggtggagagagagagggaagggagtgaGGCGGAGCACAGTGGGACGGTGTCGGCGGAGATGGTCAAGAAGCTCCTGGAGCTGCTGTGTGACGAGGCG GGTTTTCTGATAGAGAGCAAACTTCTGAAGCTACTCTCTCCACTGGAGAAGGATGAGCAGTCCCTCATGAAGCTGGACTCCATCTTCACT GCCATGGGGATCGAGAGCGAGGAGGACGTGTACAAGCTGGCGGATTTCTTCATGAAATACAGACATACACAAGGGGAGCAGACCcag GATGCGTCTCCAAAATGGGGCGTGGCCAGTCCTCAGGCGGAGCGAGGGGAGTTTACCTCCTCCTGCAGCCCGCCGTCTGACCTCATCCATCCCAATGATGTCCTGGTGGCCCTGAGGGCCTTCACTGCTCACCACTGCCGGCCTAG AGAGTTAGCTacctctcaccagcccagtatgcTGGGTCTAGGAGGGAGAGATGACACTGAAGACGCTGCTTACTGGGAGGCCATGGGTAACGTCATCCCTGAGGCCAAACTCAAGATCTGGGGCGCCCTGGAGACAGCACTTTACAAGTACCA CATTGTTCTGACAGAGAGGTCCAAGttcatcacagacacacagagcctgaaaCAACAGAACACAGAGCTCCGGATGCTGCTTCACCAATACGTCAactccagg GTCAATGCTGAGCTGGAGATCCCGCCCAACCTGGTGATGCAGTTGGCTCCTGAGTGA